The Labilibaculum sp. sequence GTAGGTTTTGGTTTGGAAGAGACAACAACTAATGGAGTAGGTCGAAAAGAACAAGTTGTATGTAATATATTGTTTTTATTCCAGAGTGAATACGGTGATAACTACGATGAAATAAAAGCGAAATTAATTCGGAAGGATAAATTGAAAGTGCATAAAAAGAGCTTTTTAATAAGTTATACTGATTTAAACAAATACATTAAACGCTATGACTTTATGGCAATAACAGAGATGTTGAATGGAGTTAGACAGATTGAGGTTGAAGACGTATATGAATAGAAGTTTGATGGTTAGATTATAATAATAAAATGGCAAAGAAGAAGTTTTACGTTGTTTGGAAAGGAAGAGAAACTGGAGTATTTGATAACTGGGAAGAATGTACTAATCAAATACACAGTTTTAAAGATGCAAAATATAAATCTTTTAAAACAAAGGAAGAGGCGCAAGTAGCATTTAAGGGAAAATATGAAGATTATAAAGGTAAAGATGTGTGTAAGGTTGAGTTGAGTACTGAAGAGCTTGAAAAAATTGGGCAACCAAATTTAGACTCGATTTCTGTTGATGCGGCATGTAGTGGAAACCCAGGGCTAATGGAATACCAAGGAGTTGAAACTAAAACAAAAAAACTAATCTTTAAACAGGGAGTGTTTGAGGATTCAACAAATAATATTGGTGAATTTTTAGCATTGGTACATGCTTTAGCGCATATGAAGAAAGTTAATGATAAGAGACCTATATACTCAGATAGTTCAATTGCAATAGCTTGGGTTAGAGATAGAGTTGTAAGGACTAAGAATCCACAAACTGCTAAAAATACAAAATCTTCTGAAATGATTCAAAGAGCACTTGTGTGGTTGGATGAAAATGAAATACCAAATGAAATACTAAAATGGGAAACTAAGGCATGGGGAGAGATTCCTGCTGATTTTGGAAGAAAATAAAGGTATTTGGAATTAATACTGAAATAGAATATTTGCAGTAGGATCAGAAACAAAAGCCACTTCCCAATTGGAAAGTGGCTTTTGTTTTGTGGAGTGTTACAATAATTTCTTCTGTAAATTCGGTTTAAAGCATCATAGTTTAGGCATTCATTATTATACTTGATTGTAAATAATGTTTACTTTCGTAAAAATTTTATGGATAATAGTATTGCTTAAGGCTTACAGGCAGGCAAGGTGTTTTTCTCTAAAATAGTAACGATGAAATTAAATTAAGATAACCTTTTGGCATCTCTTACAAAATGGAGTGAGACCATTCAACAAAATAGATAAAATATGAATCCAATTTTAAGTCGAAATTCATTTTTCGTGAAGGAACATGTTGGCATGTTCAAAGCAGCAAATAATTTTGATATTTTCAATCCTGAAAATCAGGAAATGATAATGACCTGCAGGGAAGAAAAACTTGGTTTTTTCACCAAGATGCTTCGCTTTACTGATTACAAGAGAATGACTCCTTTTAATATTGAAATTAAAACAGTTTCAGGTGAAAAAGTACTAACAATAAAACGAGGTGTTTCATTCTTCTTGTCTACAGTTGAAGTTTTTGATGAGAATGATAATTTATTGGGAAAATTCAAACAAAAATTTTTCTCAATAGGTGGCAAATTTGATGTTATTGATTCTACTGAAAATATTTTGTGCACTCTTAAAGGAAAATGGACCAGCTGGGATTTTAAATTCAGTAAAGGGGAAACAGAGTTTGCTCATGTAAGTAAAAAATGGGCTGGAATTGGCAAGGAATTGTTTACATCAGCAGATAATTATATGTTGGCGATTGATGAGAAAGTGACTGCAGATAATCCGATGAGAATTCTTATTCTTGCCGCGGTAATGTGTATTGATATGGTTTTAAAAGAATAAGCGACCAATAAGTAAAGAAAACAAAAAGCCACTTTCCATACGGAAAGTGGCTTTATTTTTTTGATCTCACATCTCACATCTCTTATCTAAGATCTCACAACTATTTTTATTAAATATTGTTGAAAAAGTGTAAAAACTCTTCGGTTTTCTTCACCATATTGGTCGATCCGGTATAAAACGGAACACGTTCGTGAAGCGAAGTAGGTTTAATGGTTAAAATGCGCTGCGTGCCATCGGTAGCTTTACCGCCGGCTTGTTCAGCAATAAAAGCAATTGGATTGCATTCGTACATCAAACGAAGTTTTCCATTGGGGTTTTTTCTGGTTTGCGGATAGATAAAAATACCACCGTTCAATAAATTTCGGTGAAAATCAGCCACCAAAGATCCTATGTAGCGGGAAGTGTAGGGGCGATTCGATTTTTGATCATATTCCTGACAATACTTAATGTACTTTTTCACACCCATTGGGAAATTGATGTAATTCCCTTCGTTAATGGAATAAATGGTTCCCGTTTTTGGTGTTCTAATGTTGGGATGCGACAAACAGAATTCACCGATTGATGGATCCAGAGTGAAACCGTTTACCCCTTTTCCGGTGGTGTATACCAACATGGTTGACGAACCGTAAATGATATATCCGGCAGCAATTTGCTTGGTTCCTTCCTGAAGAAAATCCTCAATTTTGGCAACTTCTCCCCTGGGTGAAAGACGTTCGTAAATCGAGAAAATGGTTCCGATGGAAACATTTACATCGATGTTCGATGAGCCGTCAAGCGGATCCATTGCGAAAACATATTTTCCATGTTTACTCAATTCATCATCAAAAATAATGATTTCTTCGTTTTCTTCCGATGCAACAGCACAGCATTCGCCACAGGCTTTTAAGGCATCAATAAAGTGAGTGTCTGCAAAAACATCCAGTTTCTGCTGATCTTCTCCTTGTACATTCTGATCTCCATGTTCGCCTAAAATATCAACCAGTCCGGCTTTGTTTACAGCACGGTTTACAATTTTAGATGCAATTCCAATATGATGAAGTAACCGGGATAATTCTCCCTTTGCTCCTGCATGATCGGATTGTCTTTGGATGATGAATTGATTTAGGGTTTGAACATTGTTGTGTTCAGTCATTTTTTAAGGCTTTTTGGTTTACATTCATTTGGTGGCATAAAGTTATGCTTTTTTGTGAAATGCCGAAACTCTTATTTCAAACGTTTACGACAATTAATTTTAGGTTGCGGAATCTGGGGGCAAAAGGTGTGTGATGAGTGAGGAAAATTCTTATTTGCGATGGGATTAAATGGCTTTTTGTTTTTTAAGCCTGATTTTTTCTTTTTGCAATTGAAAAATGTGAAAAGAATTAAAGAATAGGCTTTAATTTTTACAAACTTTGAAATGCTGAAACAATATTTTGTACCTTCAATTTTTATTTTGAAATGGGGTTTTAGAATCTTATTTGTAAGAATTATCTAACAGTTTTTTGATGAACATATTTAAATTTGGTGGGGCTTCGGTAAATAGTGCTGATGGTGTACGGAATTTTGTGAAAATTGTACAATCCTACAGAGAGGAAATGGTTATTGTATTGTCGGCAATGGGCAAAACAACCAATGCTTTGGAAGAGATCGTTGATGCTTTTGCAGCTAAAAAAGATGGGATTGAATCTAAAGTAGATGCATTGCAAACATACCATATGAAGATTATAAATGAATTGTTTTTGAAAAAGGATGATGCTGTTTTTTCGAAAATAGAATCTCTTTTCTCGCAGTTACGGGCTTATCTGCAAAAATCGCCCTCCTTATGCTATGAGTTTGATTACGATCAGATTGTGTGTTTTGGAGAGCTGATATCTACTACAATCGTATCCGAATACCTTCGTTTAAGCGGCACTCCAAACAAATGGGTGGATATTCGTACTTGTTTAAAAACGGATGATACTTATAAGGAAGGACGAATTGATTGGGAACTTTCTCAGAAATTGGTGCCTCAGGCTTTTGGTTTTACCAACACATTTGTATACGTAACCCAAGGATTTTTGGGTGGAACTAAAACTAATCAGACAACAACTTTAGGACGGGAAGGCTCCGATTATACCGCTGCAATTTTATCTTATATCCTTGATGTGGATAAATTGGCCATTTGGAAAGATGTTCCAGGAATTATGAATGCAGATCCAAAATGGCTGCCCGATGCGCAAAAATTAGAGCGTATATCATATCAGGAAGCCATCGAACTTGCTTTTTATGGTGCCAAAGTGATTCATCCCAAAACCATACAGCCAATTAAGAAAAAGAAAATTCCATTGCAGGTGCGTTCGTTTCTTAATTTGAATGAATCCGGAACTCTAATTAGTACGGCATCTAAAAAGCAGGATCAGTTAATTCCTGTTTACATTCGAAAACAAGATCAGGTGCTGATTTCGATACGACCAAGTGATTTTTCTTTCATACTGGAAGAAAATTTAAGTTCGTTGTTTTCCATTTTCGCAAAACATCAGGTGAAAGTAAATTTAATTCAGAATTCGGCAATTAGTTTTTCGGTATGTGTTGATAATTCAGATAGAAGGTTGAAAAATTTAATTGAAGAAATTTCTACCAAATTTGAAGTGAGATACAATGAAAATCTGGAGTTGATTACGATTCGCCATCACAATTCTGAAGCCGTTGAAAGAATGACCAATGGCCGGAAATACTGCTGGAACAGCGAAGCAGAGATACTGCACAATTTGTGCTGTTGTAAAAAAATAAAAGACAAAGAGGTCGGGAATGTTTGGTGAATTCAAAAACTTCCCTATCTTTGTTCCCGTTATATAAGGTAAATCTCTCAGGAGAATATCTATAATTTATACAGAAGAAGTAAGAGAACAGGCTCGTTGACCTTCTGACAACCGCGGCTTCCATAGCTGAAAGGTGTCAAATCCTGACCAAATTTTTGGTGAATATAAATTAACAGATTATGAAGAAGACTCAAATTAATTACAATCAGCAGGCTCATCAGGAGCAAAACTTCACGTTGCAATCTTCAACCATGTTGATGATGCGAATGCAGCAAATGATGCGTATGATTTAACGCATTCTTTCTAAAATCTTTCCCTTTTTTTTAGATACTGGTGCGTATAAAATAACACCGAACCCGGGAATTCAAATTCAATTTTGCTTACTTTTTATATTTCTGTTTTTACAGAAAGATGAATAGGTACAATCAAATCTGAAACCACATTCAGAACGTTTGCATCTAAGCAGATGTGTTTTTGCGACATTTGGAAACTTAGGTTTCTAACTAATTAATCAATTTTTAAATCAAGGAATGGGCTTTTTGCAGCATAACAAGTCAGATAAACTGATTGTTATATTATAGCTAAAAGTTAATGGCTGACAGTATTAGCCTGTTCGTAAAACAGAATCGCCATGTCAAATAATTTAAGATACGAAACATTACAGATACACGCTGGTCAGGTAGTTGATGCAACAACCAATTCAAGAGCAGTTCCTTTGTATCAAACAACAGCATACACTTTCAACAGTTCAGAACACGCCTCAAACCTGTTTGGACTAAAAGAATTCGGGAATATCTATACCCGTTTAGGGAATCCAACCAATGACGTATTCGAGCAAAGAATAGCAGCTTTGGAAGGCGGAGTTGCAGCTGTTGCAACAGCATCCGGTCAGGCTGCCCAGTTTTTAGCACTAACAAATATTCTGGAAGTTGGTGACAACTTTGTAAGTGCTTCTCAGATTTACGGAGGAACATACAATCAGTTTAAGGTTCAGTTTAAAAAACTGGGAATAGAGTGTCGTTTTGTTGATATCGATGAGCCGGATACTATTATTCCGTTGATCGATGAAAAAACCAAAGCCATTTATGTTGAGGCTTTACCGAATCCTAAATTCTCAATACCGGATTTTGAAAAGATATCTGCAATAGCTAAGAAATATGATTTGCCGCTTATCGTGGATAATACTTTGGGAGCAGGAGGATATTTATTCCGTCCGTTGGAGCACGGAGCCAATATTGTTGTGGAATCGGCAACCAAATGGATTTGCGGTCATGGAACAGCTATTGGAGGAGTAATTGTTGATGGAGGAAACTACAATTGGGGAAATGGAAAATTCCCTCAGTTTACTGAGCCTTCAGAAGGATATCATGGATTGGTATTCTGGGATGTTTTTGGTGCCGGCGGACCATTTGGAAACATTGCTTTTGCAATTCGTGCCAGAGTAGAAGGTTTACGGGATTATGGTTGCAGCCAGAGTCCGTTTAATTCTTTCCTTTTATTACAGGGATTGGAAACACTTTCTCTTCGTTTGGATCGTCATGTTGAAAATACAGTCGCTCTTGCCAAATGGTTAGAGGAACAGGATTGGGTGGAGCAGGTAAATTATCCAGGCCTAAAATCCAGTCCTTACTACGAAAGAGCTCAAAAATACTTCAAGAAAGGCGCCGGCTCTGTTTTAACTTTTAAAGTAAAAGGTGGAAAAGAGCTTGCCGATAAATTGGTTGATGGTGTGGAACTTCTTTCACATGTTGCCAATCTGGGAGATGCAAAATCTTTAATTATTCATCCAAGTTCAACCACTCACGAACAGTTGAGTCTGGAAGAGCAAAAAGCTTCGGGTGTTGAGCCGGGGTTGCTTCGTATTTCGGTAGGTATCGAACACATCGAAGACATTAAAGCTGACATCAAGCAATCTGTTGAGAAAGCAATTAACATAGAGACAATCAATTAGTTCTTATAGTCAATCCCAGTCGGAAATTTTTTAGTCGGATTTTCGACTGGGAACTTAAGATTTCGCTCAAGAATATTTTGGGTGAAATTTTCACAAAGTAAAAAAACAACAAACAAAACAAAATCAATAAACAGTGAATCCAGAATGTTACATCCATAAAGAAGGTTTACAACTTGAATCAGGTGAGTGTCTGAAAGAGTTGGAGCTTACCTATCACACCTATGGGGAATACGATCCGCAAAGGAATAATGTGATTTGGGTTTGTCATGCTCTTACTGCGAATTCTGATGTTTTCGATTGGTGGGAAGGATTATTTGGTGAGAATGATTTCTTTAATCCGAAAGATTATTTTATAGTTTGCGATAATACTCTTGCTTCCTGCTACGGTTCAACCGGACCTCTTTCGAAAAATCCGGACAGCGGACAGGCTTACCATCATGATTTCCCTCAGCTAACTGTCCGCGATTTAGTTGGTGCTCATGAAATATTAAGAAAACATTTAAAAATAGAACGTATTTACATGATGATTGGCAGTTCACTTGGAGGCATGCAGGCTATGGAGTGGGCTTATCTGTTGAATGGGAAACTGGACAATCTGGTGATATTGGCCTCCAATGCGAAACATTCTCCTTGGGGAATTGCTTTCAACGAATCGCAAAGAATGTCAATCGAGGTAGATCCAACATGGAAAGAATCGAATGATGAAGCGGGTTTGAATGGCATGCGGGTAGCCAGATCGATTGCTCTGCTTAGTTACAGAACTTATTCAACTTACGATCATTCTCAGCAGGAAAACGAAGAAGGCAAAACAGATCATTACCGGGCAAGTTCCTACCAAAGATACCAGGGAGAGAAGCTGGCGCGCAGATTTAATGCGTATTCGTATTGGCATCTTTCAAAAATAATGGATAGTCATGATGTTGGCCGGGGAAGAAATGGTTTGGTTTCTGCTTTGAACGAAATCAAATCAAGAACATTGGTGATTGGTGTAAATTCCGATCAGATTTTCCCAATTCAGGAGCAACGATTCATTGCTGACAATATTCCAAATGCAGAATTCCTGGAAATCAATTCAATTTACGGGCACGATGGTTTCCTTTTGGAACAGGAACAATTAACTGAAGTATTAAAAACATTCTTAAACGATAGCAAAATCAAATGAGTAATAAATTAAAAATAGGCGTTTTTGGCTACGGTGTTGTAGGTTCCGGATTGGCTCACGTTCTAAAAAACAGCAAAGGACTGGATGCTTCTATCGTAAAAGTTTGTGTGAAAGATGCAGCTAAGCAACGGGACATAGATTCTGAGGTACTTACATTAAATCCTGATGATATTTTAAATGATCCGGAAATTAATGTTGTTGCAGAATTAATTGACGATGCAGATGTGGCCTATCAGATTGTGAAGGCAGCCATGCAAAAGGGAAAACATGTGGTTTCTGCCAATAAAAAAATGTTGGCTTATCATATCGAGGAACTGATTCAGCTGCAGTGGCAGCATAAAGTTTCATTTTTATACGAGGCTTCGGCTTGTGGAAGTATTCCTATTATCAGAAATTTGGAGGAATACTACGATAATGATTTACTGCAATCGGTAAGTGGAATTCTGAATGGATCATCAAATTATATCCTGACAAAGATTTTTAATGAAAATTTGGATTACAACCTGGCATTAAAAGAAGCTCAGAATTTAGGATATGCAG is a genomic window containing:
- a CDS encoding aspartate kinase, with the translated sequence MNIFKFGGASVNSADGVRNFVKIVQSYREEMVIVLSAMGKTTNALEEIVDAFAAKKDGIESKVDALQTYHMKIINELFLKKDDAVFSKIESLFSQLRAYLQKSPSLCYEFDYDQIVCFGELISTTIVSEYLRLSGTPNKWVDIRTCLKTDDTYKEGRIDWELSQKLVPQAFGFTNTFVYVTQGFLGGTKTNQTTTLGREGSDYTAAILSYILDVDKLAIWKDVPGIMNADPKWLPDAQKLERISYQEAIELAFYGAKVIHPKTIQPIKKKKIPLQVRSFLNLNESGTLISTASKKQDQLIPVYIRKQDQVLISIRPSDFSFILEENLSSLFSIFAKHQVKVNLIQNSAISFSVCVDNSDRRLKNLIEEISTKFEVRYNENLELITIRHHNSEAVERMTNGRKYCWNSEAEILHNLCCCKKIKDKEVGNVW
- a CDS encoding phospholipid scramblase-related protein, whose amino-acid sequence is MNPILSRNSFFVKEHVGMFKAANNFDIFNPENQEMIMTCREEKLGFFTKMLRFTDYKRMTPFNIEIKTVSGEKVLTIKRGVSFFLSTVEVFDENDNLLGKFKQKFFSIGGKFDVIDSTENILCTLKGKWTSWDFKFSKGETEFAHVSKKWAGIGKELFTSADNYMLAIDEKVTADNPMRILILAAVMCIDMVLKE
- the metX gene encoding homoserine O-acetyltransferase, translating into MNPECYIHKEGLQLESGECLKELELTYHTYGEYDPQRNNVIWVCHALTANSDVFDWWEGLFGENDFFNPKDYFIVCDNTLASCYGSTGPLSKNPDSGQAYHHDFPQLTVRDLVGAHEILRKHLKIERIYMMIGSSLGGMQAMEWAYLLNGKLDNLVILASNAKHSPWGIAFNESQRMSIEVDPTWKESNDEAGLNGMRVARSIALLSYRTYSTYDHSQQENEEGKTDHYRASSYQRYQGEKLARRFNAYSYWHLSKIMDSHDVGRGRNGLVSALNEIKSRTLVIGVNSDQIFPIQEQRFIADNIPNAEFLEINSIYGHDGFLLEQEQLTEVLKTFLNDSKIK
- a CDS encoding O-acetylhomoserine aminocarboxypropyltransferase/cysteine synthase, with translation MSNNLRYETLQIHAGQVVDATTNSRAVPLYQTTAYTFNSSEHASNLFGLKEFGNIYTRLGNPTNDVFEQRIAALEGGVAAVATASGQAAQFLALTNILEVGDNFVSASQIYGGTYNQFKVQFKKLGIECRFVDIDEPDTIIPLIDEKTKAIYVEALPNPKFSIPDFEKISAIAKKYDLPLIVDNTLGAGGYLFRPLEHGANIVVESATKWICGHGTAIGGVIVDGGNYNWGNGKFPQFTEPSEGYHGLVFWDVFGAGGPFGNIAFAIRARVEGLRDYGCSQSPFNSFLLLQGLETLSLRLDRHVENTVALAKWLEEQDWVEQVNYPGLKSSPYYERAQKYFKKGAGSVLTFKVKGGKELADKLVDGVELLSHVANLGDAKSLIIHPSSTTHEQLSLEEQKASGVEPGLLRISVGIEHIEDIKADIKQSVEKAINIETIN
- a CDS encoding viroplasmin family protein, whose product is MAKKKFYVVWKGRETGVFDNWEECTNQIHSFKDAKYKSFKTKEEAQVAFKGKYEDYKGKDVCKVELSTEELEKIGQPNLDSISVDAACSGNPGLMEYQGVETKTKKLIFKQGVFEDSTNNIGEFLALVHALAHMKKVNDKRPIYSDSSIAIAWVRDRVVRTKNPQTAKNTKSSEMIQRALVWLDENEIPNEILKWETKAWGEIPADFGRK
- the fbp gene encoding class 1 fructose-bisphosphatase; amino-acid sequence: MTEHNNVQTLNQFIIQRQSDHAGAKGELSRLLHHIGIASKIVNRAVNKAGLVDILGEHGDQNVQGEDQQKLDVFADTHFIDALKACGECCAVASEENEEIIIFDDELSKHGKYVFAMDPLDGSSNIDVNVSIGTIFSIYERLSPRGEVAKIEDFLQEGTKQIAAGYIIYGSSTMLVYTTGKGVNGFTLDPSIGEFCLSHPNIRTPKTGTIYSINEGNYINFPMGVKKYIKYCQEYDQKSNRPYTSRYIGSLVADFHRNLLNGGIFIYPQTRKNPNGKLRLMYECNPIAFIAEQAGGKATDGTQRILTIKPTSLHERVPFYTGSTNMVKKTEEFLHFFNNI